ATCTTTTTTGAGCCAGTTCATATAAGTGACAAAGAAGTTGTAATAGATGGTGTTTCAATCTATCTGCCATCGGAATTATTGGATGAATTTGACGGTTTCTCTTTGGACGTGGAGCAATTCTTCTTCGCTCCCAGGCTTGTGATAGAACCAATAACACAGAGTTATCGTTGTAATTGCGAACAAAAATGTTACAAGTCGGATTTGAGCCCGGCACATAAATGAGGACATAATACATGAAAAGAATTCTAATTACCACAATCTTGGGTCTGTTATACCTATGGCTTATCGCCGCACCTCACAGCTATTTATCTATCGAGGTTGAGCAGCCTGATGGCAATAAGATCAAAATCTTTGCTTCTGGAGATGAATTCCATAATTGGTTGCACGACAAAGAAAACTATACGATTATAAAAGATGACGCTGGATACTATGTGTATGCCAGGCAGGATAATGAACATCTTGCTCCTACTTCACTTATTGTAGGTAAAGACCACCCATCCAAGCTCCAACTACCTAAGGGGCTAAACCTATCAAAAAGACTGATACAGGAAAAATACGATAGACTTGCTAACATGAGAGATTACTCAAACGCAAAATCCCCCCATGAAGGAAACTTCAACAATCTGGTTGTGTTCATCAGATTTAGCGACAGTCCCGAATTTTCCTATCCCATATCCTATTACGACTCTATCTTTAATGATGATGCCCCTGATGCCAACTCTATGAAAAACTATTTTTTGGCAGCTTCTTATGATATGCTGGAAGTGGATTCTTTTTTCTTCCCCCAACCGAATGGGCAAGTCATTGTTAGCTATGTGGATAGTCATCCCCGTGGCTATTACAGTCCCCAAAGTATTAGCAACCCAATTGGCTACAATGCAAACGACGATTGGGCGCGAACTGAGCGCGAACACGCTCTTTTGGCTAATGCCTCCTGGTATGTGGCAGATCTAATCCCCAGCGATATTAATGTTGATGGGGATGACGATGGCTATGTGGATAACGTCTGCTTCATTATTCAGGGCTCTCCAGATGGATGGGCAGAATTGCTTTGGCCTCATCGTTGGGTTCTATATAATGAAGTAGCAATTATTCAAAACGCTCGAGTATGGGATTTTAATTTTCAACTAGAAACATCACTTGGAAGCAGCGGCGCAAGTGTTTTATCTCATGAAATGTTCCATTCTCTGGGAGCTCCAGATTTATACCGATATGTGGATAACACCATCGCACCCATTGGTAGCTGGGACCTTATGGCTTC
This is a stretch of genomic DNA from Candidatus Cloacimonadota bacterium. It encodes these proteins:
- a CDS encoding M6 family metalloprotease domain-containing protein; amino-acid sequence: MKRILITTILGLLYLWLIAAPHSYLSIEVEQPDGNKIKIFASGDEFHNWLHDKENYTIIKDDAGYYVYARQDNEHLAPTSLIVGKDHPSKLQLPKGLNLSKRLIQEKYDRLANMRDYSNAKSPHEGNFNNLVVFIRFSDSPEFSYPISYYDSIFNDDAPDANSMKNYFLAASYDMLEVDSFFFPQPNGQVIVSYVDSHPRGYYSPQSISNPIGYNANDDWARTEREHALLANASWYVADLIPSDINVDGDDDGYVDNVCFIIQGSPDGWAELLWPHRWVLYNEVAIIQNARVWDFNFQLETSLGSSGASVLSHEMFHSLGAPDLYRYVDNTIAPIGSWDLMASNTNPPQHMSAWMKHRYGQWLPEPSVISQSGNYTLYPVAGSSTNNIYLVNSWLDNEQYVLEYRKPHGIYDNTLPGEGLLVYRLNDSYEGNADGPPDELYIYRPGANDNYTQGNLSQAAMSEQSGRTFMNESTSPSGFGTNSNPGGLYIYNVGAAGNSITFDIRFTDIHLSHPRGEETWFSGASKTITWVSRNPNGSVKIEFSSNGGDSWQTITSSAPNNGSYLWESIPVLNSDNCLIKISQNFSSNWDTSMKPFTIISGIAVPTLLDPPNMAQETPTNPTFSWNT
- a CDS encoding iron-sulfur cluster biosynthesis family protein — protein: MHITISSKAKDYLLKKLNYFNSRQRVARIVLTERSCSGAKFRIFFEPVHISDKEVVIDGVSIYLPSELLDEFDGFSLDVEQFFFAPRLVIEPITQSYRCNCEQKCYKSDLSPAHK